The Apium graveolens cultivar Ventura chromosome 6, ASM990537v1, whole genome shotgun sequence genome contains a region encoding:
- the LOC141667462 gene encoding nuclear pore complex protein NUP155, whose amino-acid sequence MSWENEINLSDVSSAGLVVSDRIGRDVASHLDLEEALEASRYSSHPYSTHPREWPPLVEVLDTWELPPVLVEKYNSAGGEGAALCGIFPEIRRAWASVDNTLFMWRFDKWDGQCPEYSGEEEAICAVGLVKAKPGIFVEAIQYLLVLATPVEIILVGVCCSRKGDGTDPFAEVTLQPLPQYVIPSDDITMTSVACTDRGHIFLAGRDGHIYELQYTTGSGWYSKHCRKVCLTAGLEGVISRWLTSSVFKFGAVDPIVEMVVDNERQTLYARTEEMKIQVYSLGPNGDGPLKKVAEERNLISKDLHYGARQSSGARTNRSTKTSIVCISPLSTLESKWIHLVAVLSDGRRMYLSTAQSSGNSGSVGVLGGFSTTHQKPSCLKVVTTRPPPPIGVGGGLAFGPMSLASRSHNDDLSLKIESAYCAVGTLVLSDTSPSTVSSLLIVNKDSTTQSSSGNLGTGARTSKALRESVSSLPIEGRMLFVADISPMPEDGATLQSLYSQLEFLGYDSSMKSCEGLTEKIWAMGELQTQHILPRRKIVVFSTMGMMEIVFNRPVDILRRLLESSSPRSILEDFFNRFGAGEAAAMCLMIAARIVQTENLISNVVSEKAAEAFEDPRVVGLPQLEGSSGLSNTRTAASGFSMGQVVQEANPVFSGAYEGLSLCSSRILLPLWEFPVMVSKSEIASSDGMNENGIIVCRLSIGAMQVLEEKLRSLERFLKSRRNQRRGLYGCVAGLGDLTGSILIGMGSDLGASDRSMVRNLFGPHSRNVESNEAVLSNKRQRLPYSSAELASFEVRAIECTRQLLLRCGEALFLLQLLSQHHVTRLVQGFDENTKRALVQLTFHQLVCSEDGDRLATRLVSALMEYYTGPDGRGTVDDISGRLRDGCPSYYKESDYKFYLAVERLERAGATPNKEERESLAREAFSYLSKVPESADLRTVCKRFEDLRFYEAVVRLPLQKAQAVDPAGDASNEHIDAGIREYALAQREQCYEIITCALRALKGEVAQRELRSPIRPVAQSTLDPASRKRYICQIVQLGVQSPDRVFHDYLYRTLINLGLEKELLEFGGSDLVPFLQNACREPLQEVRAASGMASLASSPGHSRVPVPANQAKYFELLARYYIMKRQHVLAAHVLLRLAERRSANDDVAPTLEQRRQYLTNAVLQAKSASDGDGIVGSSRSALDDGLLDLLEGKLTVLQFQIKIKDQLEAIASRLEASMSPSEPAAGDVPSNGVMYDANLLRTAQEKAKELSLELRSITQLYNEYAVPFELWEICLEMLYFANYTGDADSSIVKETWARLLDQALSNGGIAEACSVLKRVGSLIYPGDVSILPLDTLCLHLEKASLDRLASGAEAVGDEDVARALIAACKGSTELVFNTYDQLISSGVVPQSLSLKLRVLRSVLTVLREWALSVYAQTMGTRKQGVRDKITSAANRYMTEVRRLPLPQNQTEAVYRGFRELEESLLSPYHLDRF is encoded by the exons ATGTCCTGGGAAAACGAGATTAATTTGAGCGATGTTAGCAGTGCTGGTCTTGTTGTTAGTGACCGAATTGGCCGCGATGTCGCTTCTCATCTCGACTTAGAAGAAGCTCTGGAAGCTTCTAGATACTCTAGCCATCCCTATTCCACTCATCCCCGAGAG TGGCCTCCTTTGGTTGAAGTTTTGGACACGTGGGAGTTGCCCCCTGTACTTGTTGAAAAATATAATTCCGCTGGGGGCGAAGGAGCTGCCCTGTGTGGAATTTTTCCAGAGATACGTAGAGCATGGGCTTCTGTGGATAATACTTTATTTATGTGGCGATTTGACAAGTG GGATGGTCAATGTCCTGAATATAGTGGAGAGGAAGAAGCTATATGTGCTGTTGGCCTGGTCAAAGCTAAGCCTGGGATATTCGTGGAGGCCATTCAGTATCTCTTAGTCTTGGCAACTCCAGTTGAG ATAATTCTGGTAGGAGTGTGCTGCAGCCGAAAAGGTGATGGAACTGATCCATTTGCTGAGGTTACACTACAGCCTTTGCCACAGTATGTTATACCATCTGATGATATAACAATGACTTCTGTTGCTTGCACCGATAGAGGGCATATTTTCCTGGCTGGTCGTGATGGCCACATTTATGAGTTACAGTATACTACTGGTTCTGGTTGGTACAGTAAGCACTGTCGTAAAGTATGCCTAACAGCGGGCCTTGAAGGCGTTATCTccag ATGGCTTACATCGAGTGTATTCAAGTTTGGAGCTGTTGACCCAATTGTGGAGATGGTTGTTGATAATGAAAGGCAGACTTTGTATGCTCGGACAGAAGAGATGAAAATTCAAGTCTATTCACTGGGGCCAAATGGGGATGGACCTCTTAAAAAAGTGGCAGAAGAGAGGAATCTGATTAGTAAGGATTTACATTATGGTGCTAGGCAGTCTTCAGGAGCTCGAACCAATCGATCAACAAAGACATCCATAGTTTGCATTTCTCCTTTATCAACACTGGAATCCAAATGGATACACCTTGTTGCTGTTCTATCTGATGGCAGAAGAATGTACCTGTCAACTGCTCAGTCTAGCGGAAATAGTGGTTCTGTTGGAGTTCTGGGTGGCTTCAGTACTACTCATCAGAAACCTAGCTGCTTAAAAGTTGTAACAACCAGGCCTCCTCCTCCCATAGGGGTTGGTGGTGGGCTTGCCTTTGGACCCATGTCTCTTGCCAGTAGATCACATAACGATGACTTGTCTCTGAAGATAGAGTCAGCTTACTGTGCTGTTGGAACTCTTGTCCTTTCTGATACATCTCCTTCAACAGTGTCATCTCTTCTAATTGTGAACAAGGATTCAACCACACAATCATCATCTGGTAACTTAGGGACAGGTGCTAGAACTTCCAAGGCACTTCGGGAATCTGTATCTTCCTTGCCCATTGAAGGGCGCATGCTTTTTGTGGCAGATATCTCACCAATGCCGGAGGATGGAGCAACTCTGCAGTCACTATATTCTCAATTGGAGTTTCTTGGATATGATAGCTCAATGAAATCTTGTGAAGGATTAACTGAAAAGATATGGGCTATGGGTGAGCTTCAAACTCAACATATACTTCCTAGAAGGAAAATCGTTGTGTTCAGTACCATGGGCATGATGGAAATAGTTTTTAACCGGCCGGTTGACATCCTGAGGAGATTGCTAGAGTCCAGCTCCCCTAGATCAATTttagaagatttctttaatcGGTTCGGAGCTGGAGAGGCAGCTGCCATGTGCTTAATGATTGCTGCAAGGATCGTTCAAACTGAAAACCTTATAAGCAATGTTGTTTCCGAGAAGGCAGCTGAGGCTTTTGAGGACCCACGAGTTGTTGGATTACCCCAGCTTGAAGGTAGCAGTGGGTTGTCGAATACTAGAACTGCAGCTAGCGGTTTTAGCATGGGTCAGGTTGTTCAAGAGGCTAACCCTGTGTTTTCTGGTGCTTATGAAGGGCTCTCTTTGTGCTCATCGAGAATACTTTTGCCTCTGTGGGAGTTTCCTGTCATGGTCTCCAAAAGTGAGATAGCTTCATCAGATGGTATGAATGAAAATGGAATAATTGTATGCAGACTTTCAATAGGGGCAATGCAAGTCCTTGAAGAAAAACTTCGTTCTTTGGAGAGGTTCCTAAAGTCTAGAAGAAATCAAAGGCGAGGACTTTATGGATGTGTTGCTGGTCTTGGAGACTTGACAGGTTCTATTTTAATTGGAATGGGTTCTGACCTGGGTGCAAGTGACCGAAGTATGGTCAGGAATTTGTTTGGACCTCATTCTCGTAATGTTGAGTCCAACGAAGCTGTTCTATCCAATAAAAGGCAACGACTTCCCTATAGTTCTGCAGAACTAGCTTCATTTGAG GTGAGAGCAATAGAATGCACCAGGCAGTTACTCCTCCGATGTGGGGAAGCTTTATTTTTGCTTCAACTTCTTTCACAACATCATGTGACACGGTTAGTTCAGGGGTTTGATGAGAATACAAAACGGGCACTAGTTCAGTTAACATTTCATCAATTAGTCTGCTCCGAGGATGGTGATCGACTTGCTACACGCCTTGTATCTGCATTGATGGAG TATTACACTGGCCCTGATGGTAGGGGAACAGTTGATGACATAAGTGGTAGACTACGGGATGGTTGTCCCAGCTATTACAAAGAGTCTGATTACAAGTTCTACTTGGCTGTTGAGCGTCTTGAGCGAGCAGGTGCTACTCCTAATAAGGAAGAAAGGGAAAGTCTTGCAAGAGAAGCTTTCAGTTACTTGAGCAAAGTTCCAGAGTCTGCAGACCTGCGAACTGTTTGTAAACGCTTTGAGGACCTAAG ATTTTATGAAGCTGTAGTCCGCCTACCTTTGCAAAAGGCACAAGCTGTTGATCCTGCTGGAGATGCTTCCAATGAGCACATAGATGCAGGAATTCGAGAATATGCACTTGCTCAGCGTGAGCAGTGCTATGAAATTATTACTTGTGCTTTGCGTGCTTTGAAGGGTGAAGTTGCACAGAGGGAATTGCGGTCACCAATCAGGCCTGTAGCTCAATCTACTCTAGATCCAGCCTCTCGGAAGAGATATATATGCCAGATTGTTCAACTTGGTGTACAATCTCCTGATAGAGTTTTTCATGATTACTTATACCGGACGTTAATTAATTTGGGCCTTGAAAAGGAATTGCTCGAATTTGGAGGTTCTGATCTGGTGCCCTTTTTGCAAAATGCTTGTCGTGAACCTTTACAAGAG GTCAGGGCTGCTTCCGGGATGGCATCACTTGCTTCTTCACCGGGTCATTCCAGAGTACCAGTTCCAGCAAATCAAGCTAAATACTTTGAGCTTCTAGCACGGTATTATATCATGAAACGACAACATGTCTTAGCTGCTCATGTATTATTGAGACTTGCGGAAAGGCGCTCCGCAAACGATGATGTTGCCCCTACACTCGAACAAAG GCGCCAATACTTGACTAATGCAGTTCTACAAGCAAAGAGTGCAAGTGACGGTGATGGTATCGTAGGGTCTTCCAGGAGCGCTTTAGATGATGGACTGCTGGATTTACTGGAAGGGAAACTTACCGTTCTTCAGTTTCAAATAAAGATCAAAGATCAATTGGAGGCAATAGCTTCTAGATTAGAGGCTTCCATGAGCCCATCCGAACCTGCTGCCGGCGACGTACCGTCAAATGGGGTCATGTATGATGCCAATCTTTTACGCACAGCACAAGAGAAGGCGAAAGAATTATCACTGGAATTGAGGAGTATTACACAATTATACAATGAATATGCTGTTCCCTTCGAGCTGTGGGAG ATATGCTTGGAAATGTTGTATTTTGCAAACTACACGGGGGATGCTGACAGCAGCATTGTAAAGGAGACTTGGGCTAGACTTCTGGATCAAGCTCTTTCAAATGGTGGCATTGCTGAAGCTTGTTCTGTTTTAAAAAGAGTTGGGTCTCTTATATACCCCGGAGATGTATCTATCTTGCCACTTGATACATTATGTCTTCATCTTGAGAAGGCCTCCCTG GACCGATTAGCTTCAGGAGCTGAAGCTGTTGGAGATGAAGATGTGGCAAGGGCTCTGATTGCTGCCTGCAAGGGATCAACAGAGCTTGTTTTCAATACTTATGATCAGCTGATATCAAGTGGAGTAGTTCCGCAATCACTAAGTCTTAAGTTACGGGTTTTGCGTTCAGTGTTGACTGTACTCCGCGAGTGGGCTCTGTCTGTATATGCCCAGACAATGGGAACACGTAAGCAAGGGGTACGTGACAAGATCACCAGTGCTGCAAACAG ATATATGACAGAAGTGCGTAGATTGCCCCTTCCCCAGAATCAGACAGAAGCTGTTTACCGAGGATTTCGAGAGCTCGAAGAGTCACTCTTAAGTCCTTATCATCTTGACCGATTTTGA
- the LOC141667463 gene encoding putative UDP-3-O-acyl-N-acetylglucosamine deacetylase 1, mitochondrial isoform X2: MPLSGAINGAKSSRLLSWKSIGKLQQTIANSIQLSGTTLHSGKITTVKIHPELARKEATGVDNCRIDIIDSTSQDDLTTEVPILDGSAREWVKAIESVGLKVAEDGNGNSCEKLAPFLNEPVHVWKNDSFVAAFPSPKVCLSYGINFPQVPAIGCQWFSDASLDDSWYAREIAPSRTFCIFEEVQTMRNAGLIKGGSAENALVCSAVNGWLNPPLRFHDEPCRHKVLDLIGDLSLLAQDGNQGLPVAHIVAYKGGHALHTDLVRLLSEFD, translated from the exons ATGCCTCTCTCCGGCGCCATCAACGGTGCCAAGTCTTCACGCCTACTCTCCTGGAAATCc ATTGGGAAGCTCCAACAAACAATAGCAAACTCAATACAACTCTCCGGAACAACTCTTCACTCCGGCAAGATCACAACCGTTAAAATTCACCCCGAGTTAGCTCGAAAAG AGGCCACTGGCGTTGATAATTGTCGAATTGACATCATAGATTCCACCTCTCAAGATGATTTAACTACTGAG GTGCCTATATTAGATGGATCGGCGAGGGAATGGGTTAAGGCGATTGAAAGTGTGGGGTTGAAGGTTGCGGAAGATGGTAATGGGAATAGTTGTGAGAAATTAGCACCTTTTCTGAATGAGCCTGTTCATGTTTGGAAGAACGATTCATTTGTAGCTGCATTTCCTTCGCCAAAAGTCTGTTTGAGTTATGGAATTAATTTTCCTCAG GTACCTGCTATTGGTTGCCAATGGTTTTCTGATGCTTCGCTGGACGATTCTTGGTATGCTAGAGAAATCGCCCCTTCACGAACGTTTTGTATATTTGAAGAG GTCCAAACAATGCGCAATGCTGGGCTCATTAAAGGCGGTTCAGCGGAAAATGCACTTGTTTGTAG TGCCGTCAATGGTTGGTTAAATCCACCGCTACGTTTCCATGATGAGCCTTGTAGACACAAGGTTTTAGATCTTATTGGTGACCTCTCCCTTCTGGCTCAGGATGGCAATCAAGGGCTTCCAGTGGCACACATAGTTGCTTACAAG GGTGGACATGCACTGCATACTGATTTAGTTCGTCTCCTATCAGAGTTCGATTAA
- the LOC141667463 gene encoding putative UDP-3-O-acyl-N-acetylglucosamine deacetylase 1, mitochondrial isoform X1, with translation MPLSGAINGAKSSRLLSWKSIGKLQQTIANSIQLSGTTLHSGKITTVKIHPELARKGRYFNFNSTFIPASIQFVNSSPLCTTLCKSNHSIRTVEHLLSALEATGVDNCRIDIIDSTSQDDLTTEVPILDGSAREWVKAIESVGLKVAEDGNGNSCEKLAPFLNEPVHVWKNDSFVAAFPSPKVCLSYGINFPQVPAIGCQWFSDASLDDSWYAREIAPSRTFCIFEEVQTMRNAGLIKGGSAENALVCSAVNGWLNPPLRFHDEPCRHKVLDLIGDLSLLAQDGNQGLPVAHIVAYKGGHALHTDLVRLLSEFD, from the exons ATGCCTCTCTCCGGCGCCATCAACGGTGCCAAGTCTTCACGCCTACTCTCCTGGAAATCc ATTGGGAAGCTCCAACAAACAATAGCAAACTCAATACAACTCTCCGGAACAACTCTTCACTCCGGCAAGATCACAACCGTTAAAATTCACCCCGAGTTAGCTCGAAAAGGCAGGTACTTCAACTTCAATTCCACATTCATCCCTGCTTCTATTCAATTTGTCAACTCCTCTCCGCTTTGCACTACACTTTGTAAAAGTAATCACTCTATTCGAACTGTCGAACACTTGCTTTCGGCATTAGAGGCCACTGGCGTTGATAATTGTCGAATTGACATCATAGATTCCACCTCTCAAGATGATTTAACTACTGAG GTGCCTATATTAGATGGATCGGCGAGGGAATGGGTTAAGGCGATTGAAAGTGTGGGGTTGAAGGTTGCGGAAGATGGTAATGGGAATAGTTGTGAGAAATTAGCACCTTTTCTGAATGAGCCTGTTCATGTTTGGAAGAACGATTCATTTGTAGCTGCATTTCCTTCGCCAAAAGTCTGTTTGAGTTATGGAATTAATTTTCCTCAG GTACCTGCTATTGGTTGCCAATGGTTTTCTGATGCTTCGCTGGACGATTCTTGGTATGCTAGAGAAATCGCCCCTTCACGAACGTTTTGTATATTTGAAGAG GTCCAAACAATGCGCAATGCTGGGCTCATTAAAGGCGGTTCAGCGGAAAATGCACTTGTTTGTAG TGCCGTCAATGGTTGGTTAAATCCACCGCTACGTTTCCATGATGAGCCTTGTAGACACAAGGTTTTAGATCTTATTGGTGACCTCTCCCTTCTGGCTCAGGATGGCAATCAAGGGCTTCCAGTGGCACACATAGTTGCTTACAAG GGTGGACATGCACTGCATACTGATTTAGTTCGTCTCCTATCAGAGTTCGATTAA